A window of Syntrophorhabdus sp. contains these coding sequences:
- a CDS encoding putative toxin-antitoxin system toxin component, PIN family: MRAVFDTNVLVAAFLSEGVCHKLLLRARKRECRLVLSPDIVAEFEGVLLRKFSLSRSELTDVRTLLAEATDEMCAEVDPIEPVSRDPDDDRVLACASASRADYLVTGDEDLLVVRQYGVTKILTPRDFEGLFGD, from the coding sequence GTGAGGGCCGTTTTCGACACCAACGTGCTTGTTGCCGCGTTTCTTTCCGAAGGTGTCTGTCACAAGCTTCTGCTCCGGGCCCGAAAGAGGGAATGCAGGCTTGTCCTCAGCCCCGACATCGTCGCGGAATTTGAAGGGGTCCTTCTCCGTAAGTTCTCCCTTTCGCGATCGGAACTGACCGACGTCCGTACCCTTCTGGCAGAGGCAACAGATGAAATGTGCGCGGAAGTTGACCCCATCGAGCCGGTGAGCCGGGACCCGGACGATGACAGGGTCCTTGCCTGTGCCTCGGCGAGCCGGGCTGACTATCTCGTCACCGGCGACGAGGACCTCCTGGTGGTCAGGCAATATGGCGTCACGAAGATTCTCACCCCGAGAGACTTCGAGGGTCTTTTTGGGGATTAG
- a CDS encoding CopG family transcriptional regulator — MRTVLSVSLSEKMAAELDDLAKATGRNKSDIVKESLSIFLWETRFKQVKRGLARKAKAAGIVTEEDVFKVVS; from the coding sequence ATGAGAACGGTATTATCGGTGAGTCTGTCTGAGAAGATGGCGGCTGAGCTCGATGACCTGGCGAAGGCCACGGGGCGGAACAAGAGTGACATCGTGAAAGAGTCACTCAGCATTTTCCTCTGGGAGACCAGGTTCAAACAGGTAAAGCGCGGGCTCGCCAGGAAGGCTAAGGCCGCCGGGATAGTCACCGAGGAAGATGTGTTCAAAGTGGTGTCGTGA
- a CDS encoding AbrB/MazE/SpoVT family DNA-binding domain-containing protein, which produces MAEVATTKMSSRGQVVIPESIRKQLNLKAGSF; this is translated from the coding sequence ATGGCAGAAGTGGCAACGACAAAGATGTCGTCCAGGGGACAGGTGGTCATTCCGGAGAGCATACGGAAACAGCTCAACCTCAAGGCAGGCTCGTTCTGA